From Verrucomicrobiota bacterium, one genomic window encodes:
- a CDS encoding PAS domain S-box protein yields the protein MFGVFQDITERKQAELALQESEANFHIFFETIGDLIVVATPEGRILFTNQAVQHKLGYTAQELAALHLLDLHPANQRREARNIFAAILRGERDTCPLPLATKSGALIPAATRVWFGQWNGAKCVFGTIKDLSAEQEAQQRFERLFRHNPALMALTTLPDRRFFDVNDAFLKTLGYCRQEILGKTSAELGLFPRSEHQAEVADKLRTFGRLSDLELQVRCKDGTLVDGLFSGEIITNQSQQYFLTVMIDITARKQAEAALQRAHGELEQRVVLRTQELRLANEELRLENTERRQVEAQLREAQAWLERVTTNAPIVLWAVNRQGVFIVSEGKALELLRLKPGEVVGQSVFEFYRQEPGILRDIRRALAGGTFTSTNEIAGLVFETNYVPLRGDAGKIIGALGVSRDITERKRTEAALNDSEKKFRTLFEGAPVGILVADLGTKKFLAANATICRLLGYSEVELLQLGVAQIHPPENLAQAIAIFEAQARGETIQARELACVRKDRTHFCADISATLLPFAGRPTLVGFFTDATERKHTEVQLEASRQQLRALLTKLQNLREEEQTRIAREVHDVLGQQVTAFKMDLAWLARRLPKISDEPVRGEFQEKLQATTELTTTMLESVRHISRRLRPSALDQLGLEAALQYEAREFQERTGILCRVTVPSQLLKLHPDQATGMYRIFQEILTNVVRHAQATEVSASLSRARAHLILEVRDNGCGISAHAAHNPKSLGLLGMTERATLLHGKLQICRGQERGTIVTLTLPVRPAR from the coding sequence GTGTTCGGCGTTTTCCAAGACATCACGGAGCGCAAACAAGCGGAATTGGCGCTGCAGGAGAGCGAGGCCAATTTCCACATCTTCTTCGAGACCATCGGCGACCTGATTGTGGTGGCCACGCCGGAGGGTCGGATCCTCTTCACCAACCAAGCGGTCCAACACAAACTAGGCTACACGGCCCAGGAACTCGCCGCCCTGCACCTGCTGGACCTGCATCCGGCGAATCAGCGCCGGGAAGCCCGGAACATCTTCGCCGCCATCCTGCGGGGCGAGCGGGACACCTGCCCCCTGCCGCTGGCTACCAAAAGCGGCGCACTGATTCCGGCGGCGACCCGCGTCTGGTTCGGCCAATGGAACGGGGCAAAATGTGTCTTCGGCACCATCAAGGATCTCAGCGCGGAACAGGAGGCCCAGCAGCGCTTCGAGCGCCTCTTCCGGCATAATCCCGCCCTGATGGCCCTGACCACCCTGCCCGACCGCCGGTTCTTTGATGTCAACGACGCTTTTCTGAAAACCCTCGGCTACTGCCGGCAGGAAATCCTTGGCAAAACCTCCGCTGAACTTGGGCTGTTCCCGCGTTCGGAACACCAGGCGGAGGTGGCGGACAAACTGCGGACGTTTGGGCGTCTGAGCGACCTCGAATTGCAAGTCCGCTGCAAAGACGGGACGCTCGTGGACGGTCTCTTCTCCGGCGAAATAATTACCAACCAGAGTCAGCAATACTTCCTGACGGTGATGATTGACATCACCGCGCGCAAACAGGCGGAAGCCGCATTGCAACGGGCCCACGGGGAGCTGGAACAGCGCGTGGTGCTGCGGACCCAGGAATTGCGGCTGGCCAATGAAGAGCTACGGCTGGAAAACACCGAGCGCCGACAAGTGGAAGCCCAACTGCGCGAAGCGCAAGCCTGGCTGGAGCGGGTGACCACCAACGCGCCCATCGTGCTTTGGGCCGTGAACCGCCAGGGCGTCTTCATCGTGTCCGAGGGCAAAGCCCTGGAATTGCTGAGGCTCAAGCCCGGGGAAGTCGTGGGCCAATCCGTCTTTGAATTTTATCGGCAGGAACCGGGGATCCTGCGGGACATCCGCCGCGCCCTCGCTGGAGGGACCTTCACCTCCACCAATGAAATCGCGGGTTTGGTTTTTGAAACCAACTACGTCCCGTTGCGCGGAGACGCAGGTAAAATCATCGGCGCCTTGGGCGTCTCCCGGGACATTACCGAACGCAAGCGGACCGAGGCGGCACTGAACGACTCGGAAAAAAAGTTTCGGACTCTTTTTGAAGGCGCCCCCGTCGGCATTCTGGTGGCCGATCTTGGCACCAAAAAATTTCTCGCCGCCAACGCCACCATCTGCCGCCTGCTGGGATATTCCGAGGTCGAACTCCTCCAACTCGGCGTGGCGCAAATCCATCCGCCCGAAAACCTGGCCCAAGCCATCGCCATTTTTGAAGCCCAGGCGCGCGGCGAAACCATCCAGGCCCGTGAACTGGCTTGCGTGCGGAAAGACCGGACCCACTTCTGCGCTGATATTTCCGCCACCCTCCTCCCCTTCGCCGGACGCCCAACCCTGGTTGGATTCTTCACGGATGCCACCGAGCGGAAGCACACCGAAGTCCAACTCGAGGCATCCCGCCAACAACTGCGCGCCCTGCTCACGAAATTGCAAAACCTGCGCGAGGAAGAACAAACCCGCATTGCGCGCGAAGTCCATGACGTCCTTGGGCAGCAGGTCACCGCCTTTAAAATGGACCTGGCCTGGCTCGCCCGGCGGCTTCCGAAAATCAGCGATGAACCGGTGCGGGGGGAATTTCAGGAGAAGCTTCAGGCGACCACCGAACTGACCACCACCATGCTGGAGTCCGTGCGCCACATCTCCCGCCGCTTGCGCCCAAGCGCTTTGGATCAGCTCGGTTTGGAGGCCGCCCTCCAATATGAGGCCCGGGAATTTCAAGAGCGCACCGGCATCCTCTGCCGGGTGACCGTTCCGTCCCAACTATTGAAGCTCCACCCCGACCAAGCCACCGGAATGTACCGTATTTTCCAAGAGATACTTACCAATGTTGTCCGCCATGCCCAAGCCACCGAGGTTTCCGCCAGCCTGAGCCGGGCGCGGGCGCATCTGATCCTGGAAGTCCGCGACAATGGCTGCGGCATCAGCGCCCACGCTGCCCATAACCCCAAATCACTTGGGTTGCTCGGCATGACCGAACGGGCGACGCTGCTCCACGGTAAACTCCAGATCTGCCGGGGCCAGGAGCGCGGCACCATCGTCACGCTCACCCTCCCGGTGCGTCCCGCCCGTTAG